The genomic stretch GCTCGCCGATCCGACGACCAGACGCGGAGTTACAAGCCGTTTTTGGCCTCACTCGAGCAGAGATCCGCGTTGCGGCGTTTCTGGCAGAGGGAAAGCCGAACGTGGAAATTGCAAGGGCGCTCGGCGTTACAGCACACACGGCCCGGCGCCACACCGAGCGCGTCTTGCAGAAGATGGGCATCCACTCGCGGGCACAAGTTGCTGTCTGGATGTACTCCTAACTATCAAGTAGAATTCGATGTTGACTTTTAGCGCCTCCCGCAAGCTGGCGTGCTAGCGCGCAACGACGATGTACGTAGGCTGCGCGGGTGCAGGGGGATCCGTCCAATCGTGGCTGGCGTGACCTACGCTTTCCTTGACCGCCGCCGTGCAGCAAAACAAGCTAGGCGGACGACGTGCTACCGTGGGCCACTTAGTACGTGGGGTCTGCTTTCCTCGTCAGGAGTGTGACTAGTGCCGACGCCAGATCCAATTTCGAATGTGGCCCCGCGCCTGTCGCGAAACCCGCTTGGCATCATCGCCCTTTTCATAGTGATGATCTACGGCTTTGCTTCTCTTGTACTCGGGATTGCCGCCAAGGCGCTTACGCAACACGAACGGTGGCCGCTGATTGCGTTCCTTGTCTCGTTCCCGGTGGTCGTGCTTTGGACCTTCTACATTTTGGTCAGCAAGCATCACCACAAGCTCTATGCACCGTTCGAATATCCTACTGAAGTAGTTCCTAAATTATTTATCGTCCCGAGTATCCCGGTTCCTACATCGAATGAACCGATCACTCAAACACACATCGCGCTGACATCGACTTGTTGGCGCGCCCCTAAACACGATTCGCGGTTCCCATACCCCGTGTATAGGTTCGATGTCGTGGTAGTCGGCGCGGATTCAGTCTTAGATCGCATAGAGCGCGTAGTGTATCACTTGCCTCCAGCGTGGAACGAATTCGGCACTGAACCCAGAGCTTTTCAGGAAAAGCAGAAGCGGTTAGATCGATTTAGACTTGAGGACATCACGTTTTCTGACCTGATAGTGCACGCGGATGTTTACGTACGGGAGCAGAAGGAGCCGGTGACACTCTCGACATTTGTGCAGCGATCAGAAACCGGGCATCGATTATGATGCGTTGAGGCACGCTTCCGTGCCTAGTCCGCCGCAATCGCCACCCCCGCGCTTGCGCACGCCCCTACCATGAACCGTTATCGCAGCACCACACCTGCGGTACATCTCACGGAGTATCTCGACTTGATGTCCCTAATACCCACATTGGCCCCAGCTTTTTCAACGAAGGGTCGCGCCCAATCGAGCGAGCGCGGGAACGGCGCGGCCTTGAACGCCTCGGAATCACAAGGAGGACAAGGAGGATGAACATCTCCGTGCCCTCCGTGAAGCCAGGCAGTTCCTGCGTACGTGACGGATCTCCCTCCCTCAACTCACATCAGCTCAGAACACGCAGCCGGTGCGGGGCGGGATGGCGATGACCAGGGCGTCACCGTCGCGGCGAGGCGGCGCGCAGCGGCCCAGCACGTCCGCGCCCAGCTCCGTGGCGGGGATGCGCACCTCGGCGGCGGTGGTGTCGTTGTTCAGCGCCACCACGGTGGCCCCGCGGCGGTACACGTACTGCTGGTCGGCCACGTGCAGGTTCACCAGCGGCCCCTGGCGCAGCTCGCCGCGCTGGGCGCGCAGCCGCAACAGCGCCTGCACGTGCGCGAACGTGGCCTGCTCCTCGGGCGTGCGACCCGACGCCTGGAATGCGTTGCGCGGGTCGCCGGGCCACCCGCCGGGAAAGTCGCGGCGGTTGTGGGGGTCGCCGCCGCCCGGCATGCCGATCTCGTCGCCGTAGTACAGCAGCGGCGTGCCGCGCGTGGTGAGCAGAAACGTGTACGCCAGCCGCAGTCCTTCGTGCGAGGCGCCCTGCTCGCCCATGAAGCGCGCCACGTCGTGCAGCCCCAGGAAGGTCACCATGGACTGGGGCTCCTCGTACAGGTGGTCGCGCCCCAGCATCTGCGCCACCTCGCGCAGCGGCTTGCCTTCCACGAACGCGCGCCGCAGCGGAAAGAACAGGGGAAAGTCGAAGAGGGCGTCCACCCCGTCGTCGATGCCGTCCCACCGTGAGCGGCCCCCCGTAAAGAACGCCACCGTGGCGGGATCGCCGTCGAACACCTCGCCCACCACGCGCATGGTGGGGTGCTCGCGGCGGATGGCCGCCATCCACTCGCGCCAGAAGGAGCGCGGCACGTACGGCCAGGTGTCCTGCCGAATGCCGTCGATGCCCGTCATCCCCGCCCACCACAGGGTGTTCTGGATGATGTAGCGGGCCACCTCGGGGTCGTTCTGGTTCAGGTCCGGCAGGATGTCGACGAACCACCCCTCCAGCACCGGGCGGCGGATGTCGGGCGTGGCGTGCGGGTCGGCCAGCGCCCACACCTGCCAGTTGTTGGACAGGTGCCGCTCCGCCGTGCCGTTGTACCAGGTGGGCGTGGGCGAGTCGGTGACCCAGGGGTGGTAGGCGCTGGTGTGGTTGGCCACCATGTCCAGGATGATCTTGATCCCCTGCGCGTGCGCCTCGTCCACCAGCCGCCGCAGCGCCTGCATGTCGCCGAAGCGCTCCTCCACCGCGTAGTAGTCGATGGCGTGGTAGCCGTGGTACGCGGTCGTGGGCTGCCCGTCGTAGACTTCCTTGGTGTCGAGCGTGTTGGTGTTGTCGTAGATGGGGTTCATCCAGATGGCGGTGATCCCCAGGTCGCGCAGGTACGGAAGCTTCTGGCGCACCCCCTCCAGGTCGCCGCCGTGCCAGCGGCGCGCGCCCGCGCGGTCCAGGATGCCGCGCGACACGGACGGCTCGTCGTTGCGCGGGTCGCCGTTGGCGAACCGGTCCGGCATCAGCAGGTACAGCACGTCGTCGGGCCCGAAGCCCTGGTAGCGCCCCGTGGCCGGCAGCGCCGCCGACACGGTGAACGGCACCTGTGCCGCGCCGCCGCCGGTGCGCAGGGTGAGCGGGTACCGCCCCGGCGCCGCCCCGTCTCCCACGGTGACGTCGACGAACGCGTACGTCCCCGCCGCGTTCACCTTTACCTCCCCGCACGCCAGCCGCGGGCACTCCATGCGTGCACCGCCCAGGTTGCGCCCGCGGATGAGCAGGCGCACGGGATTGATGGAGTGGCCCGCCCACCAGTCGGGCGGATCTACCTTGACCACCTCCGGCGCCTGCGCGTGTGCGGAACCGGCGATCGCGGCCGCGGCCACCGCGGCGAGCAGACGGAGCTTCATGGGGTCGTTTCCAGGGATGGGGGATGGAGCGAGCGGCCGTCTCTGCCCGCAGCGCGCAATCTGTGCACGAGCCGCCCCGTCCGACAAGGCGGGGCAGACCCGAGCGCTCGATTGCAGCGGCCCATCCCCGCGCGGGCGCCGTCTACCTCACCGGCAGCACGTTGTCCGCTGAGTTGCGGTCGATGTAGAAGTTGTAGGGGTCGATGCCGGCATGCGTCGGCTTGCGGTCGGTGACGAAGCGCAGCACCTGGCGGCCGGAGCGGATGGGGTGGCGCTCCAGCAGGACCACGTGCGACGCGGCGAACGCGTCCCGGCCGGGCTCGGCGGTGAACAGGCCGATCTCGATGCGCTCGGCCAGCGGCGTCTCCGTCTCCCCACCCTTGCCATCGGCGTAGAACTTCTTCGCCAGCACCGGCACCGTCACGTCCCACCGGCCATCCGCGCGGCGCACCGCCGTGGGCGCCGTCACTTCCAGGTGGTACAGGGTGACGCGCTCGAAGAGGTCGGTGATCAGCGCCTGC from Longimicrobium sp. encodes the following:
- a CDS encoding alpha-amylase family glycosyl hydrolase; translated protein: MKLRLLAAVAAAAIAGSAHAQAPEVVKVDPPDWWAGHSINPVRLLIRGRNLGGARMECPRLACGEVKVNAAGTYAFVDVTVGDGAAPGRYPLTLRTGGGAAQVPFTVSAALPATGRYQGFGPDDVLYLLMPDRFANGDPRNDEPSVSRGILDRAGARRWHGGDLEGVRQKLPYLRDLGITAIWMNPIYDNTNTLDTKEVYDGQPTTAYHGYHAIDYYAVEERFGDMQALRRLVDEAHAQGIKIILDMVANHTSAYHPWVTDSPTPTWYNGTAERHLSNNWQVWALADPHATPDIRRPVLEGWFVDILPDLNQNDPEVARYIIQNTLWWAGMTGIDGIRQDTWPYVPRSFWREWMAAIRREHPTMRVVGEVFDGDPATVAFFTGGRSRWDGIDDGVDALFDFPLFFPLRRAFVEGKPLREVAQMLGRDHLYEEPQSMVTFLGLHDVARFMGEQGASHEGLRLAYTFLLTTRGTPLLYYGDEIGMPGGGDPHNRRDFPGGWPGDPRNAFQASGRTPEEQATFAHVQALLRLRAQRGELRQGPLVNLHVADQQYVYRRGATVVALNNDTTAAEVRIPATELGADVLGRCAPPRRDGDALVIAIPPRTGCVF